The following coding sequences are from one Sardina pilchardus chromosome 16, fSarPil1.1, whole genome shotgun sequence window:
- the hmgb2b gene encoding high mobility group protein B2b, whose amino-acid sequence MVKGDVNKPKGKTSAYAYFVQTCRDEHKRKTPDVPVNFAAFSKKCSERWRSLTAPDKIRFEDMAKADKVRYDREMTTYVPPKGMGKRGKKKKDPNAPKRPPSAFFIFCSDHRGNIKGENPSLTIGEIAKRLGELWSKQSAKDRIPYDQKAAKLKEKYEKEIAAYRAKTGMGGGAKRGPGRPQPAAMAGRQAEPQDDDDEDEDDEEDDEDDDDDEDDE is encoded by the exons ATGGTGAAAGGAGACGTGAATAAGCCCAAGGGCAAGACGTCTGCGTACGCTTACTTCGTGCAGACTTGCAGGGACGAACATAAGCGAAAAACTCCTGATGTTCCCGTCAACTTCGCCGCGTTCTCCAAGAAATGCTCCGAACGGTGGAGG TCATTAACGGCCCCTGACAAGATCAGGTTTGAGGACATGGCGAAGGCAGACAAGGTTCGTTACGACCGGGAGATGACGACCTATGTTCCCCCAAAAGGAATGGGTAAAAGgggcaagaagaagaaggaccCTAATGCACCTAAACGTCCCCC CTCTGCATTCTTCATCTTCTGCTCAGACCACCGTGGTAATATCAAGGGCGAGAATCCAAGTCTGACCATTGGTGAGATTGCCAAGAGACTGGGTGAGCTGTGGTCCAAGCAGAGTGCCAAGGACCGTATTCCATATGACCAGAAGGCTGCCAAGCTGAAGGAGAAGTACGAGAAG GAAATTGCAGCATACCGTGCTAAGACAGGCATGGGTGGTGGAGCCAAGAGGGGTCCTGGCCGACCACAACCAGCTGCTATGGCTGGCAGACAGGCAGAGCCTCAGGATGATGATGACGAGGACGAAGATGACGAGGAAGACgacgaggatgatgatgatgatgaggatgacgaGTAG